A genomic stretch from Salarias fasciatus chromosome 10, fSalaFa1.1, whole genome shotgun sequence includes:
- the LOC115395230 gene encoding heterogeneous nuclear ribonucleoprotein A/B-like, with protein MADADTLLMETSEQNGNEGEEDQNGAEQELMAGDDGQDNGTDGGKIDASKGEEDAGKMFVGGLSWDTSKKDLKDYFTKFGEVSDCTIKIDPNTGRSRGFGFVLFKDSASVDKVLEQKEHRLDGRQIDPKRAMAMKKEPAKKIFVGGLNPEATDDSIREYFGTYGEIETIELPVDPKSKKRRGFIFVTYKDEASVKKCLEKKFQNIQGSRCELKIAQPKEVYQQQQYGGRGGGYGGGRGGRGRGGQSQGWNQGYGNYWSQGYGNQGYGGYGGYGGYGGYSNYDYSPGYYGYDYNQNNANYGKSPRRGSHPAGYKPY; from the exons ATGGCAGACGCTGATACTCTGCTCATGGAGACTTCCGAACAGAACGGCAACGAGGGCGAGGAGGATCAGAACGGGGCCGAGCAGGAGCTGATGGCGGGCGACGACGGCCAGGACAACGGCACAGATGGAGGCAAGATCGACGCCAGCAAAGGAGAGGAGGACGCAGG GAAAATGTTCGTGGGCGGCCTCAGCTGGGACACGAGTAAAAAGGACCTGAAGGATTACTTCACTAAGTTCGGCGAGGTGTCGGACTGCACCATCAAGATCGACCCCAACACCGGCCGGTCCCGAGGCTTCGGCTTCGTCCTCTTCAAAGACTCGGCCAGCGTGGACAAG gtGCTGGAGCAGAAGGAACACAGACTGGACGGACGTCAGATCGACCCCAAGAGGGCCATGGCCATGAAGAAGGAGCCGGCCAAGAAAATCTTTGTCGGTGGTTTGAACCCAGAAGCAACCGACGACAGCATCAGGGAATACTTTGGCACCTACGGCGAG ATCGAGACCATCGAGCTCCCCGTGGACCCCAAGTCCAAGAAGAGGAGGGGCTTCATCTTCGTCACGTACAAAGACGAGGCCAGCGTGAAGAAATGCCTGGAGAAGAAATTCCAGAACATCCAGGGCAGCCGG tgtgAGCTGAAGATCGCCCAGCCCAAGGAGGtgtaccagcagcagcagtacggggggcgcggcggcggctacggcggcggccgggggggccgggggcgaGGAG gccagAGCCAGGGCTGGAACCAGGGCTACGGGAACTACTGGAGCCAGGGCTACGGTAACCAAGGCTACGGCGGCTATGGCGGCTACGGCGGATACGGCGGCTACAGCAACTACGATTACTCTCCTGGCTACTATGGATATGACTACA ACCAAAACAACGCCAACTACGGAAAGAGCCCCAGACGAGGGTCGCACCCGGCAGGATACAAGCCCTACTGA
- the btg4 gene encoding protein BTG4, whose protein sequence is MKEEIAAAVFFVARLVKRYGSLEKDGRERFATALTSVLFEKYKNHWHQDSPSRGQAFRCLRMNQVLPQDPVLQQACERGAVLYEDLGLPRELTVWVDPGKVSCRYGEHGAPFCVSTVDCCRRGDGEFSRRVHDAVERASLDVPSESSDEDQDEEGEDDDLGGGPGCPAAASLKAKTIPTVINPNSVYRFSEFSSGAPQTWLRDKWKPFPGDGFPPHPAPLPGGAAAHQFPPQKAFKPYRATFTFTGPRVDKYHWVSKSRS, encoded by the exons ATGAAGGAGGAGATCGCCGCCGCCGTCTTCTTCGTGGCCCGGCTGGTCAAGAGATACGGCTCTCTGGAGAAGGACGGCCGGGAGCGCTTCGCCACCGCGCTCACCTCCGTCCTGTTCGAGAAATACAAGAACCACTGGCACCAGGACAGCCCCAGCAGGGGCCAGGCCTTCAG GTGTCTGCGGATGAACCAGGTGCTTCCCCAGGATCCGGTCCTGCAGCAGGCCTGCGAGCGCGGCGCGGTCCTGTACGAGGACCTGGGTCTTCCTCGGGAGCTGACGGTCTGGGTGGACCCCGGGAAGGTGTCCTGCAG GTACGGCGAACACGGCGCGCCGTTCTGCGTCTCCACGGTGGACTGCTGTCGCCGTGGAGACGGGGAGTTTTCCCGCCGCGTCCACGACGCCGTGGAGAGGGCGAGTCTGGACGTCCCGTCGGAGAGCTCCGACGAGGACCAGGACGAGGAGGGCGAGGACGACGACCTGGGCGGCGGTCCGGGGTGTCCTGCAGCCGCCAGCCTCAAGGCCAAGACCATCCCCACCGTCATCAACCCCAACAGCGTCTACCGG TTCAGCGAGTTCTCGTCGGGCGCCCCTCAGACCTGGCTCAGGGACAAGTGGAAGCCCTTTCCCGGGGACGGGTtccctcctcaccctgctcCGCTTCCCGGAGGTGCGGCGGCCCACCAGTTCCCCCCCCAGAAGGCCTTCAAACCCTACCGGGCCACGTTCACCTTCACCGGGCCGCGGGTCGACAAGTACCACTGGGTCAGCAAGTCCCGGTCCTGA